Proteins encoded by one window of Dietzia sp. B32:
- a CDS encoding exodeoxyribonuclease VII small subunit, which produces MSDEQTPVSELGYEQARDELIEVVRILEAGGQDLDASLALWERGEELAARCTEHLDGARARIDAVLGDDDEGGSDRG; this is translated from the coding sequence ATGTCCGACGAGCAGACCCCCGTCTCCGAACTGGGGTACGAGCAGGCCCGCGACGAGCTGATCGAGGTGGTCCGCATCCTCGAGGCCGGGGGCCAGGACCTCGACGCCTCGCTGGCGTTGTGGGAGCGCGGTGAGGAACTCGCCGCGCGGTGCACCGAGCACCTCGACGGTGCCCGTGCGCGGATCGACGCCGTCCTCGGCGACGACGACGAGGGCGGCTCCGACCGGGGCTGA
- a CDS encoding DUF4245 domain-containing protein, whose translation MAESKPRILQGNRDMFWSVVVLMVICGVFAGVAGLCTFSPSGPQQGQIPDFDAQASLEQDARSLGFPIRSPEVPDSWTPNSGRVQGFAGTTSSHVGWVTGERSYVELVQSDAPEDAFRSLGGGPRPSRTMVPVSGREWAVFTGDDVRPVWVLDLDDVRVAVTGSAPTSDFESLAAAVQGEQPLPTR comes from the coding sequence GTGGCCGAGTCGAAACCGAGAATCCTGCAGGGCAACCGCGACATGTTCTGGTCGGTGGTGGTGCTCATGGTGATCTGCGGCGTCTTCGCCGGAGTGGCCGGGCTGTGCACCTTCAGCCCGTCCGGCCCGCAGCAGGGACAGATCCCCGACTTCGACGCACAGGCCTCGCTGGAACAGGACGCCCGGAGTCTGGGTTTCCCGATCCGCTCGCCCGAGGTCCCCGACAGCTGGACCCCCAACTCGGGTCGCGTCCAGGGCTTCGCCGGGACCACGTCCAGCCACGTGGGCTGGGTGACCGGCGAGCGCAGCTACGTCGAACTCGTCCAGTCAGACGCCCCCGAGGACGCGTTCCGGTCCCTGGGCGGCGGGCCGCGGCCCAGCCGGACGATGGTGCCGGTCTCCGGTCGCGAGTGGGCGGTCTTCACCGGGGACGACGTCCGGCCGGTGTGGGTGCTCGACCTCGACGACGTCCGCGTCGCCGTCACCGGATCCGCGCCGACGTCCGATTTCGAGTCACTCGCCGCTGCGGTGCAGGGCGAGCAGCCACTGCCGACCCGGTAG
- the glpX gene encoding class II fructose-bisphosphatase, protein MSHTKRPDRNLAMELVRVTEAAALAAGRWVGRGDKNGGDGAAVDAMRELISTVDMDGVVVIGEGEKDEAPMLFNGEKVGTGEGPAVDVAVDPIDGTRLMAEGRPNSIAVIAVAERGSMFDPSAVFYMRKIAVGPDAVGRIDLAKSTEWNIRSVAEAKNIDVGDMTVCVLDRPRHAELIAEIRAAGAKVRLIMDGDVAGGVAAASDDSSVDMLMGIGGTPEGIITACALKCMGGEIQGQLWPQDEAERQKAVDAGLDVDAILGTDDLVKGDNCFFAATGITNGDMVRGVSYRSNGAVTRSLVMRSKSGTVRHVEGRHKMEKLREFSAVDYGQATGGN, encoded by the coding sequence ATGTCCCACACCAAGCGCCCCGATCGAAACCTCGCCATGGAGCTGGTCCGTGTGACCGAGGCCGCGGCCCTGGCAGCCGGACGATGGGTCGGGCGTGGTGACAAGAACGGCGGCGACGGCGCTGCGGTGGACGCGATGCGGGAGCTCATCTCGACCGTCGACATGGACGGCGTCGTGGTGATCGGTGAGGGCGAGAAGGACGAGGCGCCCATGCTCTTCAACGGCGAGAAGGTCGGCACCGGCGAGGGGCCGGCCGTCGACGTGGCCGTGGACCCCATCGACGGCACGCGGCTCATGGCGGAGGGCCGGCCCAACTCGATCGCGGTGATCGCCGTCGCCGAGCGCGGTTCGATGTTCGATCCGTCCGCCGTGTTCTACATGCGCAAGATCGCCGTGGGCCCGGACGCCGTCGGCAGGATCGACCTCGCCAAGTCCACCGAGTGGAACATTCGGTCGGTCGCCGAGGCCAAGAACATCGACGTCGGGGACATGACGGTGTGCGTCCTCGACCGGCCGCGCCACGCCGAGCTCATCGCCGAGATCCGTGCCGCGGGCGCCAAGGTGCGGCTCATCATGGACGGCGACGTCGCCGGCGGTGTGGCCGCGGCCTCCGACGACAGCTCGGTGGACATGCTCATGGGCATCGGCGGTACGCCCGAGGGGATCATCACCGCATGCGCGTTGAAGTGCATGGGCGGCGAGATCCAGGGGCAGCTGTGGCCGCAGGACGAGGCGGAGCGCCAGAAGGCGGTCGACGCCGGACTCGACGTCGACGCGATCCTCGGCACGGACGATCTGGTCAAGGGCGACAACTGTTTCTTCGCCGCCACCGGCATCACCAACGGCGACATGGTCCGCGGCGTGAGCTACCGCTCCAACGGCGCCGTCACCCGCTCGCTGGTGATGCGGTCCAAGTCGGGCACCGTCCGCCACGTCGAGGGCCGCCACAAGATGGAGAAGCTCCGCGAGTTCTCCGCCGTGGACTACGGCCAGGCCACCGGCGGCAACTGA
- a CDS encoding class II fumarate hydratase, with product MADQTEFRIEHDTMGEVRVPVDALWRAQTQRAVENFPVSGSGLERAQIRALGLLKSACATVNGRLGLLDPDKVDAIVAAAGRIAEGELDEHFPVDVFQTGSGTSSNMNTNEVIASLCAAEGVTVHPNDDVNMSQSSNDTFPTATHVAATEVVIADLVPALGTLAESFEAKAEQWREVVKPGRTHLMDAVPVTLGQEFAGYARQIRAGVERVCGTLPRVGELPIGGTAAGTGLNAPDGFGSAVVEELRSLTGLEELRLAADPFEAQAARDGLVELSGALRSVAVSLTKIANDIRWMGSGPMTGLSEIHLPDLQPGSSIMPGKVNPVLCETVAQVAAQVVGNDAAVAWAGASGAFELNTAIPVMARNVLESVRILANSSTLFAERCIDGIEPDADRMRRLAESSPSIVTPLNSAIGYEEAARVAKHALAEGITIREAVIALGFVPDPLSESELDRRLDVLGMTGLDRER from the coding sequence ATGGCCGATCAGACTGAATTCCGTATCGAACACGACACGATGGGCGAGGTCCGGGTCCCCGTGGACGCCCTCTGGCGGGCACAGACCCAGCGCGCGGTCGAGAACTTCCCCGTTTCGGGTAGCGGGCTCGAGCGCGCGCAGATCCGTGCGCTCGGCCTGTTGAAGTCCGCCTGCGCGACCGTCAACGGCCGGCTGGGGCTGCTCGACCCCGACAAGGTCGACGCTATCGTCGCCGCGGCCGGACGGATCGCCGAGGGCGAGCTGGACGAGCATTTCCCGGTGGACGTGTTCCAGACCGGCTCGGGCACCAGTTCCAACATGAACACCAACGAGGTCATCGCCTCGTTGTGTGCGGCCGAGGGTGTCACCGTGCATCCCAACGACGACGTCAACATGTCGCAGTCGTCCAATGACACCTTCCCGACCGCGACCCACGTCGCGGCCACGGAGGTCGTGATCGCGGATCTCGTCCCCGCCCTGGGCACCCTGGCCGAGTCCTTCGAGGCCAAGGCGGAGCAGTGGCGCGAGGTGGTCAAGCCCGGACGCACCCACCTGATGGACGCCGTGCCCGTGACCCTGGGTCAGGAGTTCGCCGGGTACGCCCGCCAGATCCGTGCCGGCGTCGAGCGTGTCTGCGGGACGCTGCCCCGCGTCGGCGAGCTGCCGATCGGCGGCACCGCCGCGGGCACCGGGCTCAACGCCCCCGACGGCTTCGGCTCCGCCGTGGTCGAGGAGCTGCGCTCCCTGACCGGGCTCGAGGAGCTCCGTCTGGCGGCGGATCCGTTCGAGGCCCAGGCCGCCCGCGACGGGCTGGTCGAGCTGTCCGGGGCGCTACGCTCCGTCGCCGTCTCGCTGACCAAGATCGCCAACGACATCCGGTGGATGGGGTCGGGGCCCATGACCGGGCTCTCCGAGATCCACCTGCCGGACCTGCAGCCGGGGTCGTCGATCATGCCCGGCAAGGTCAACCCGGTGCTGTGTGAGACGGTCGCGCAGGTCGCCGCCCAGGTCGTGGGCAACGACGCGGCCGTCGCCTGGGCGGGCGCGAGTGGCGCGTTCGAGCTCAACACCGCGATCCCGGTGATGGCGCGAAACGTGCTCGAGTCGGTCCGGATCCTCGCGAATTCCTCCACCCTGTTCGCCGAGCGCTGCATCGACGGGATCGAGCCCGATGCCGATCGGATGCGTCGCCTCGCCGAGTCCTCCCCCTCGATCGTCACGCCCCTGAACTCGGCGATCGGCTACGAGGAGGCCGCCCGGGTCGCCAAGCACGCTCTCGCCGAGGGGATCACCATCCGCGAGGCCGTCATCGCCCTGGGCTTCGTCCCGGACCCGTTGTCCGAGTCCGAGCTCGACCGCCGACTCGACGTCCTGGGGATGACGGGCCTCGACCGCGAGCGCTGA
- a CDS encoding LGFP repeat-containing protein, with translation MSRRPTLVSALPVVVACALVLGACGDQVPGGMPAEAQSQTGAGSDGAGSEADGASDQPGVGQAAGSDADDPIVVKIGEDEFLTNMAIYRRYSDAKETPLALQAPVAPAEELDGGRKQDFIDGTVYWSPATGAQIVRGQILATYLDNGGPAGRLGWPVSDETAADGIIYSDFQNGQIRLEDQSIRVIEHSG, from the coding sequence ATGTCCCGTCGCCCGACACTGGTGTCCGCGCTCCCGGTCGTCGTCGCGTGCGCCCTCGTGCTGGGCGCGTGCGGCGATCAGGTCCCCGGTGGCATGCCGGCCGAGGCGCAGTCCCAGACCGGTGCCGGGTCGGACGGTGCCGGGTCGGAGGCCGACGGGGCGTCGGATCAACCGGGCGTCGGGCAGGCGGCCGGGTCCGATGCGGACGACCCGATCGTCGTCAAGATCGGCGAGGACGAGTTCCTCACGAACATGGCCATCTACCGCCGGTACAGCGACGCCAAGGAGACTCCGCTCGCGCTGCAGGCCCCAGTCGCCCCGGCCGAGGAACTCGACGGCGGTAGGAAGCAAGACTTCATCGACGGGACCGTCTACTGGTCACCGGCCACCGGAGCGCAGATCGTGCGCGGGCAGATCCTCGCCACCTACCTCGACAACGGCGGGCCGGCCGGCCGGTTGGGGTGGCCCGTGAGCGACGAGACCGCCGCCGACGGGATCATCTACTCGGATTTCCAGAACGGGCAGATCCGCCTGGAGGACCAGTCCATCCGGGTCATCGAGCACTCCGGCTGA
- a CDS encoding PhoH family protein produces the protein MTDTVRTYVLDTSVLLSDPWAVTRFAEHRVVLPIAVISELEGKRNHPELGYFAREALRLLEDLRLRHGRLDGDIAVTAAGGTLRVELNHTDQAVLPSGFRDTGNDSRILACALNLRAEGADTVLVSKDVPLRVKAGSVGLPADEYRAQDVVLTGYSGVADLPATQELVDTLFSAGGTSPLAARAAGLESGTPVHCGVRVQTESSSALARVTVDGGLRLVRGDVEVFGLRGRSAEQRIAIDCLLDESIGIVSLGGRAGTGKSALALCAGLESVLERRRHRKIVVFRPLYAVGGQELGYLPGSESEKMSPWSQAVFDTLEGLVSENVIDEVLDRDILEVLPLTHIRGRSLHDSFVIVDEAQSLERNVLLTVLSRLGTGSRVVLTHDVAQRDNLRVGRHDGIQAVVEKLKGHPLFAHVTLSRSERSAIAELVTTMLEEFHPEGSSGELRRIHAA, from the coding sequence GTGACCGACACCGTACGTACCTACGTCCTCGACACCTCGGTTCTGCTGTCCGACCCGTGGGCCGTCACCCGCTTCGCCGAGCACCGAGTGGTGCTGCCCATCGCGGTGATCAGCGAGCTGGAGGGCAAGCGCAATCATCCCGAGCTGGGCTACTTCGCCCGCGAGGCGCTGCGGCTGCTCGAGGACCTGCGCCTGCGGCACGGGCGCCTCGACGGCGACATCGCCGTCACCGCCGCCGGAGGGACCCTCCGGGTCGAGCTCAACCACACCGATCAGGCCGTCCTGCCGTCCGGGTTCCGCGATACGGGCAACGACTCCAGGATCCTCGCGTGTGCGCTCAACCTCCGGGCCGAGGGTGCCGACACCGTGCTGGTCTCCAAGGACGTCCCGCTGCGGGTCAAGGCGGGATCGGTCGGGCTCCCCGCCGACGAGTACCGCGCCCAGGACGTGGTGCTGACCGGCTACAGCGGGGTCGCCGACCTGCCCGCCACCCAGGAGCTGGTGGACACTCTGTTCTCGGCTGGTGGGACGTCGCCGTTGGCCGCCCGGGCCGCGGGGCTGGAGAGCGGGACCCCGGTGCACTGCGGTGTCCGGGTCCAGACCGAGTCGTCGTCGGCGCTGGCCCGCGTCACCGTCGACGGTGGGCTCCGGCTGGTCCGCGGCGATGTCGAGGTGTTCGGCCTGCGGGGACGCTCCGCCGAGCAGCGCATCGCGATCGACTGCCTGCTGGACGAGTCGATCGGGATCGTGTCCCTCGGCGGGCGGGCGGGCACAGGCAAGTCGGCGCTCGCGCTGTGCGCGGGCCTGGAGTCGGTCCTGGAGAGGCGTCGGCACCGCAAGATCGTCGTGTTCCGCCCGCTCTACGCCGTGGGCGGCCAGGAACTGGGCTACCTGCCGGGCAGCGAGTCGGAGAAGATGTCGCCCTGGTCCCAGGCAGTGTTCGACACCCTCGAGGGACTGGTGAGCGAGAACGTGATCGACGAGGTCCTGGACCGCGACATCCTCGAGGTGCTGCCGTTGACCCACATCCGCGGGCGGAGCCTGCACGACTCGTTCGTCATCGTCGACGAGGCGCAGTCACTGGAGCGGAACGTCCTGCTCACGGTGCTCTCGCGATTGGGGACCGGGTCGCGGGTCGTCCTCACCCACGACGTCGCTCAGCGGGACAACCTCCGGGTCGGCCGGCACGACGGCATCCAGGCGGTGGTGGAGAAGCTCAAGGGGCACCCACTGTTCGCGCACGTCACCCTGAGTCGCTCGGAACGCTCGGCGATCGCCGAACTCGTCACCACCATGTTGGAGGAGTTCCACCCGGAGGGCTCCTCCGGGGAGCTGCGACGGATCCACGCCGCCTGA
- a CDS encoding acetyl-CoA C-acetyltransferase, with translation MADVVVCEPVRTAVGRRGGVLAPLQAADLAAAAIAGLIERTGLGTADIGDVILGQCYPNGEAPAIGRVAALDAGLDISTPGIQIDRRCGSGLQAVLNAAMQVAVGVSDVVIAGGAESMSNSEFYSLGLRGGVRGDRVEFIDRIARGRVTSGGRDHPVEGGMLETAENLRAEFSISRAEQDELAAESQRRAVAAQDSGVFDEEIVPVRVPQPKGDLVVVDTDEHPRRGVTAASLADLRPIRSRVDPDATVTAGNASGENDGASVCVVTTRRRAEELGLRAFVRPLGWTVTGVHPARMGIGPVSATAGLLDRLDLRLSDFDLIELNEAFAAQVLACLREWESGHGFTAADRERLNVHGSGISLGHPVGATGTRILTTLSRELARREGTLALETMCLGGGQGLAAAFERVA, from the coding sequence CTGGCCGACGTGGTGGTCTGTGAACCCGTCCGGACCGCGGTGGGCCGCCGGGGCGGCGTCCTGGCGCCACTGCAGGCCGCCGACCTCGCCGCGGCCGCGATCGCGGGACTCATCGAGCGCACCGGCCTCGGAACGGCGGACATCGGCGACGTGATCCTGGGCCAGTGTTACCCCAACGGCGAGGCGCCCGCGATCGGCCGGGTCGCGGCACTCGACGCCGGTCTGGACATCAGCACGCCGGGGATCCAGATCGACCGACGCTGCGGATCGGGCCTGCAGGCCGTGCTCAACGCCGCCATGCAGGTCGCCGTCGGCGTGAGCGACGTGGTGATCGCCGGTGGCGCCGAGTCGATGTCGAACAGCGAGTTCTACTCCCTCGGGCTGCGCGGCGGGGTCCGCGGCGACCGGGTCGAGTTCATCGACCGGATCGCCCGAGGCCGGGTGACCTCCGGTGGCCGCGACCACCCGGTCGAGGGCGGCATGCTGGAGACCGCCGAGAACCTCCGGGCGGAGTTTTCGATCTCCCGGGCCGAACAGGATGAACTGGCGGCCGAGAGTCAGCGGCGCGCGGTCGCCGCGCAGGACTCGGGCGTGTTCGACGAGGAGATCGTGCCGGTGCGGGTCCCACAGCCGAAGGGCGACCTCGTCGTCGTCGACACAGACGAGCACCCCCGGCGAGGCGTCACGGCTGCCTCCCTCGCCGACCTGCGACCCATCCGCTCCCGCGTCGATCCCGACGCCACGGTCACCGCGGGCAACGCGTCGGGGGAGAACGACGGGGCCTCGGTGTGCGTGGTGACCACCCGACGCCGCGCGGAGGAGCTGGGACTGCGCGCCTTCGTCCGACCGCTCGGCTGGACCGTGACCGGGGTCCACCCCGCGCGGATGGGCATCGGCCCGGTCTCCGCGACGGCCGGGTTGCTCGACCGGCTCGACCTGCGACTGTCGGACTTCGATCTGATCGAACTCAACGAGGCGTTCGCCGCGCAGGTACTCGCGTGCCTGAGGGAATGGGAATCGGGCCACGGGTTCACCGCCGCCGATCGCGAGCGGCTCAACGTGCACGGCTCCGGGATCTCGCTCGGGCATCCCGTCGGGGCGACGGGGACCCGGATCCTCACCACCCTGTCGCGCGAACTCGCGCGGCGGGAGGGCACGCTCGCGCTGGAGACGATGTGCCTCGGTGGTGGGCAGGGGCTGGCCGCGGCGTTCGAACGAGTGGCGTGA
- a CDS encoding MaoC family dehydratase has protein sequence MKVFEGLEQLEAELGRHVGYSDWMEITQERIDAFAEATGDHQWIHVDPVRAADGPYGRTIAHGYLTLSLLPVLGAEVMEIRGFAMMINYGVDKVRFPAPVPVGSRIRAGIELTSLQRKSSGVQLNSLVTVEVEGSDRPAVVAETVRMMVE, from the coding sequence GTGAAGGTGTTCGAGGGACTGGAGCAGCTCGAGGCCGAGCTCGGTCGGCACGTCGGGTACAGCGACTGGATGGAGATCACCCAGGAGCGGATCGACGCGTTCGCCGAGGCCACCGGGGACCACCAGTGGATCCACGTCGACCCGGTCCGGGCCGCCGACGGGCCGTACGGTCGCACCATCGCGCACGGGTACCTCACCCTGTCGCTGCTGCCGGTGCTCGGCGCCGAGGTGATGGAGATCCGGGGATTCGCCATGATGATCAACTACGGGGTCGACAAGGTGCGGTTCCCCGCGCCGGTGCCGGTCGGGTCACGTATCCGTGCGGGGATCGAGTTGACGTCGCTCCAGCGGAAGTCGTCCGGAGTCCAACTCAACAGTCTGGTGACCGTCGAGGTCGAGGGTTCCGACCGGCCGGCGGTCGTGGCCGAGACCGTCCGGATGATGGTCGAGTGA
- a CDS encoding acyl-CoA dehydrogenase family protein, which yields MPDLNDDEAYLVATVRQFIDRDVTPYVREMEHANEYPERWIEQMKAIGIYGLAVPEEFGGTPVSMPCYVRVTEELARGWMSLAGAMGGHTVVASLLSGFGTEEQKATYLPRLATGEIRATMALTEPGGGSDLQAMTTTATAEGDELVITGAKTWISNARRSGLIALLCKTDPSALPKHRGISIVLVEHGPGLTVSEDLSKLGYKGVETCELSFDGYRTPASRILGGEPGKGFAQMMKGLETGRIQVASRALGVAAAALEDSLAYAQQRESFGQPIWKHQAIGHRLADMATKLTAARQLTLFAAEKFDAGQRCDMEAGMAKLFASEVGMEIALDAVRIHGGYGYSTEYDIERYFRDAPLMIVGEGTNEIQRNVIASQLVARGGLE from the coding sequence ATGCCGGACCTGAACGATGACGAGGCCTACCTGGTCGCGACCGTGCGTCAGTTCATCGATCGCGACGTCACGCCGTACGTGCGCGAGATGGAACACGCGAACGAGTACCCCGAACGCTGGATCGAGCAGATGAAGGCGATCGGCATCTACGGTCTGGCGGTGCCCGAGGAGTTCGGGGGGACGCCGGTCTCGATGCCGTGCTACGTCCGCGTCACCGAGGAGCTGGCCCGCGGGTGGATGTCGCTCGCCGGCGCCATGGGCGGGCACACCGTGGTCGCCTCACTGCTCAGCGGGTTCGGCACCGAGGAGCAGAAGGCCACCTACCTCCCCCGGCTGGCGACCGGCGAGATCCGGGCGACCATGGCGCTGACGGAACCCGGCGGGGGCTCCGACCTCCAGGCGATGACCACCACCGCGACGGCCGAGGGTGACGAGCTCGTGATCACCGGTGCCAAGACGTGGATCTCCAACGCGCGACGCTCCGGCCTCATCGCCCTGTTGTGCAAGACCGACCCGTCGGCGCTGCCGAAGCACAGGGGGATCTCGATCGTCCTGGTCGAGCACGGGCCCGGTCTTACGGTCTCCGAGGACCTGTCCAAGCTCGGGTACAAGGGCGTCGAGACGTGTGAGCTGTCCTTCGACGGCTACCGCACCCCCGCCTCCCGGATCCTGGGAGGAGAACCGGGTAAGGGGTTCGCGCAGATGATGAAGGGCCTGGAGACCGGGCGTATCCAGGTGGCGAGCCGCGCGCTGGGCGTCGCGGCCGCCGCGCTGGAGGACTCCCTCGCGTACGCGCAGCAGCGCGAATCCTTCGGGCAACCCATCTGGAAGCACCAGGCCATCGGACACCGCCTGGCCGACATGGCCACCAAGCTCACCGCCGCACGCCAGCTCACCCTGTTCGCCGCCGAGAAGTTCGACGCGGGGCAGCGGTGCGACATGGAGGCGGGGATGGCCAAGCTCTTCGCCTCCGAGGTGGGGATGGAGATCGCGCTCGACGCGGTCCGGATCCACGGTGGCTACGGGTACTCGACGGAGTACGACATCGAACGGTACTTCCGCGACGCCCCGCTCATGATCGTGGGCGAGGGGACCAACGAGATCCAGCGCAACGTCATCGCATCGCAACTGGTGGCACGTGGCGGGTTGGAATGA
- a CDS encoding MaoC family dehydratase → MTENPTPQGPVVEIGGPYFDQLEVGQVFDEAPSVTLTDGLAAAHQAILGDRLRLPLDRHLSHAVTGAAVAHPGLVTDIAIGQSTVVTHHVRANLFYRGLRLLAAPRIGDTLTTRTEVVGLRTNSPRPGRAPTGLVALRITTTDQDGRAVLDFHRCAMLPMSGGVDPTSCVHDDDLSRIGGGHERPWATPQGWNLDAYRAALPGGPPSIPAAGTVLRPGADVVSGAPELARLTMNVARTHHDGRVSGSGRLVYGGHTIGLALSQATRALPSMLTVLGWHSCDHVGPVREGDTLSSDVVVGAAVEAAGGGTALDLRSLVTAHRQDGDAPVLDWTYTVLMP, encoded by the coding sequence ATGACCGAGAACCCCACCCCGCAGGGGCCCGTCGTGGAGATCGGCGGCCCCTACTTCGACCAGCTCGAGGTGGGACAGGTCTTCGACGAGGCCCCCTCGGTCACCCTCACCGACGGGTTGGCGGCCGCGCACCAGGCCATCCTCGGTGACCGCCTGCGCCTGCCGCTGGACCGCCACCTGTCCCACGCGGTCACCGGCGCCGCTGTGGCACACCCCGGGCTGGTGACCGACATCGCGATCGGCCAGTCCACCGTGGTGACCCACCACGTCCGGGCGAACCTCTTCTACCGGGGCCTGCGTCTCCTGGCGGCTCCCCGGATCGGTGACACCCTGACGACGAGGACCGAGGTGGTGGGACTCAGGACCAACTCCCCCAGGCCCGGCCGCGCCCCCACCGGGCTGGTCGCCCTCCGGATCACGACGACCGACCAGGACGGCCGGGCCGTCCTGGACTTCCACCGGTGCGCGATGCTGCCGATGTCCGGGGGCGTGGACCCCACGTCCTGCGTCCACGACGACGACCTCTCGCGCATCGGCGGCGGGCACGAGCGCCCGTGGGCGACGCCGCAGGGCTGGAACCTCGACGCCTACCGCGCCGCGCTCCCCGGCGGACCACCGTCGATCCCCGCGGCCGGCACCGTCCTGCGACCGGGCGCCGACGTGGTGTCGGGTGCACCCGAGTTGGCGCGGCTGACCATGAACGTCGCCCGAACCCATCACGACGGCCGCGTCTCGGGCTCCGGCCGGCTGGTCTACGGCGGCCACACCATCGGACTCGCGCTCTCGCAGGCCACCCGGGCCCTGCCGTCCATGCTCACGGTGCTCGGGTGGCACTCGTGCGACCACGTGGGTCCGGTCCGCGAGGGCGACACCCTGAGCAGCGACGTCGTGGTGGGCGCGGCGGTGGAGGCGGCAGGAGGTGGGACGGCGCTCGACCTGCGGTCGCTCGTCACCGCGCACCGGCAGGACGGCGACGCGCCCGTCCTGGACTGGACCTACACCGTGCTCATGCCCTGA
- a CDS encoding FadR/GntR family transcriptional regulator → MSSGSGGVRPAVGRPKKTALLVAQQIVEDISRRGNTVGDRLPPEHLMLEEYGVGRGTLRESLRYLELQGVIMLKPGPGGGPIVQQPDGGTLAATLSLLLQFENAPFSTIMEARAALEPGIARLATTRIDDAGLERLAENLRETRARSADPAAFSAHSERFHELIAWSSGNALFGYLFDALTGLIAGASMGISYPKRQRELTCDIHEDIYAAIADRDADTASRLMSVHIDEHTTYLEKRFRSELAQPIRWDLA, encoded by the coding sequence ATGAGTTCAGGCAGCGGCGGGGTCCGCCCGGCGGTAGGCCGACCCAAGAAGACGGCTTTGCTCGTGGCCCAACAGATCGTCGAGGACATCTCCCGCCGCGGGAACACCGTCGGCGACCGGCTGCCGCCCGAGCACCTCATGCTGGAGGAGTACGGGGTCGGCCGCGGCACCCTCCGGGAATCGCTCCGCTACCTGGAGCTCCAGGGCGTCATCATGCTCAAGCCCGGCCCGGGCGGCGGCCCCATCGTGCAGCAACCCGACGGCGGCACCCTCGCCGCCACCCTGAGCCTGCTCCTGCAGTTCGAGAACGCCCCGTTCTCGACGATCATGGAGGCCCGCGCCGCCCTCGAGCCGGGTATCGCGCGGCTGGCCACCACCCGCATCGACGACGCCGGCCTGGAGCGACTCGCGGAGAACCTCCGGGAGACCCGGGCACGGTCGGCCGACCCGGCAGCCTTCTCCGCGCACTCGGAACGCTTCCACGAGCTCATCGCCTGGAGTTCCGGAAACGCCCTCTTCGGCTACCTCTTCGACGCGCTGACGGGCCTCATCGCCGGGGCCTCGATGGGGATCAGCTACCCGAAGCGCCAACGCGAGCTGACCTGCGACATCCATGAGGACATCTACGCCGCGATCGCCGATCGCGACGCGGACACCGCCTCCCGGTTGATGTCCGTGCACATCGACGAGCACACCACGTACCTCGAGAAGCGGTTCCGGTCCGAACTCGCCCAGCCGATCCGCTGGGACCTCGCCTGA
- the fabG gene encoding 3-oxoacyl-ACP reductase FabG, translated as MGLLEGKTAVVTGAARGIGLEIARTFIDQGARVMIGDIDDEAGAAAVADLGGQDSARYVHCDVRDGAAVEAMIDVAEEAFGPLGVFVNNAGVTRDATMRKMTEQQFDDIIAIHLKGTWNGTRAAAGRMRGHGGGAIVNISSISGKVGLVGQTNYSAAKAGIVGLTKAAAKEVAFAGVRVNAVQPGLIRTAMTLAMPEHVWEEKLAEIPMGRAAEPSEVAQVVLFLASDMSSYMTGTVLEITGGRHI; from the coding sequence ATGGGCCTGCTCGAGGGTAAGACCGCAGTCGTCACCGGGGCCGCTCGCGGCATCGGGTTGGAGATCGCCCGGACGTTCATCGACCAGGGCGCGCGGGTGATGATCGGCGACATCGACGACGAGGCGGGCGCCGCGGCCGTCGCCGACCTGGGCGGGCAGGACTCCGCGCGCTACGTCCACTGCGACGTCCGGGACGGGGCGGCGGTCGAGGCGATGATCGACGTGGCCGAGGAGGCGTTCGGGCCGCTGGGGGTGTTCGTCAACAACGCCGGCGTCACCCGTGACGCGACCATGCGCAAGATGACAGAGCAGCAGTTCGACGACATCATCGCCATCCACCTCAAGGGGACGTGGAACGGCACCCGCGCCGCCGCCGGCCGGATGCGCGGGCACGGGGGAGGGGCGATCGTCAACATCTCGTCGATCTCCGGCAAGGTCGGTCTCGTCGGCCAGACCAACTACTCCGCAGCCAAGGCCGGGATCGTGGGGCTCACCAAGGCGGCGGCCAAGGAGGTGGCGTTCGCGGGGGTGCGCGTCAACGCGGTCCAGCCGGGGCTCATCCGCACCGCCATGACACTGGCCATGCCCGAGCACGTCTGGGAGGAGAAGTTGGCCGAGATCCCCATGGGGCGCGCAGCCGAGCCGAGCGAGGTCGCGCAGGTGGTGCTGTTCCTCGCCAGCGACATGTCCAGTTACATGACCGGCACCGTCCTGGAGATCACGGGAGGGCGGCACATCTGA